The Cutaneotrichosporon cavernicola HIS019 DNA, chromosome: 3 region CATTGACGCATACACCTCGGGCCTCAACTCTGggcccgaggacgaggcaCTCCGCGTGTCGCTTCTGAACAATCGGGCGGCATGCAACATTGCCTTGAAGAACATGCGTATGGTGCTGCGCGACACTTCCGCAATCATTGCGCTAGCGGCCGCCAAGAACAAGGACCCACCCAGCAAGGCGCTGTACCGCGCAGCCCAGGCGCTGGTCCACCTGGAGCGGTGGGAGGAAGCGTCCGACGTCATTAAGCGAGGCAAGGGCCTGTGGAGCGAGGGAGCGAACCAGAAAATCTGGGAGGTGTTGGAGGGTCAGGTCAAGGTTGGGGAGAAGCGAGTGttcgagcgcgtcgagagAGGGCGGCGCAAGACCATCACCGAAGCCGCGAGAAGGACGGCTATTGTCCAGCGCGGCGTCGTGGTCGTCAACACCCCCGAACCGCCCGATAACCCGCACCccctcgactttgacccTTCGGCCCTCTCCTCCGTCCCTCTCTATCCTGCCGACGTGGCGGATACTTGGATCgcccccaccgccgcgacaCCACTCATCTTccccgtcttcctcctttACCCCCAGCACAACCAGAGTGACTTGATTACCCATTTCCACGAGGACACTAGTTTCGACGACCAACTCGGCCCAATCTTCCCCGCTTCCCCCACGTCTACTTCACCCGAGTGGAGTCCTTGGGACGACAAACACGAATACTGGACCGACAATTTGGCCGTGTATGTCGAGACGGCTGGGAAGCGACTGCTTAAGGTCGGCAAGGAGATTACTTTACGCGAGGTCCTCGCAAAGGCTGTCAAGTCAGCTGAGGGGGGCAAGCCGCGTGATGGTGTGGTTCTCCGAGATGGGCTGTTGAGTTTCGTTGTGCTCGTGCgtgggaaggaggagaaggagtggATTGATAACTTTAAGCGGGTACGGGATGGCAAGTAGATTGTAGTGCCAATGTCATGAGTGGTTTTAGGAGACATCTTTAGGAGACATCTACGTGTCTTAAAAGTGGAGCGCATAGGGAGAACTGTCTTGTTCACAACATCCTTCCAACATCACTCAAGAGGCTCTTCTCAGCATAATCCCCCGCTGATTGACACCTCGGTGAGCCATCCTGCAGCTCAGTGCCTCGCGCCTCACTCCCACCTGCCGCGTGTACATGTGCATCGCTACAATCCGGACGTCACCTCCGGCTGAGTTAGTTACACCCCTAGCCCTAGAGACAAGAAAAAAAACACAATCAGCGGCTCGCAAGCACGAGCGTGCGGTCCGCGTCGTCCATCGacgcctcgccgaggtacGACGGATGCGCCGCCGGCTTGGCCTGTAACACTTTGGAGATGGCCTGGAGGAGATCGCCGCGTCGCAGTGGCTTGGTCACGTAAGCCGTCATGCCTGCGGCCAGGCACCGCTCCTTGTCTCCTATCATTGCGTGGGCTGTGAGCGCGATAATCGGCGTAGCCTGCACGCCGTTGAACGCTTCGTACTCGCGGATTAACCCCGTCGCCTCCATGCCGCCCATAACTGGCATCGACACGTCCATCTGCGGTCAGCGTGGTCTGAGAGGCGGGGAGAAAAGGAACGgcaggagggcgaggttgaaTAGAGGAGCACTTACAAGAATAACGTCGAACGCTTTGCGCTCCGCTTGCCGCTTCTTGTACTTGTCGATGGCAATCTCGCCGTTGTCCGCCACCTCAATCTTGTGACCTGCTACCTCCAGCAGTTTGACTGCAAGCTTCTGGTTGACAACGTTGTCCTCTGCAAGCAGGATGTTGAGCACCGTGTCCTTGACCGTGTCGCCTGGCTGCACCTGGTGCGATTCGAGTGCGGGGAGGATCGCGTTGCTCAACTcctggaggttgaggggcGTGGTGTAGTACGTGTTGATACCCATGTCAAGGCAGTCCTTGACAGGCACAGGCGAAAGTATTTGCTCGGTAGGCGACGGGAGGTTGAGCAGTTTCCGCCGCGTCTCATCCAGGTCGATGAAGGACGGGTTCTCAGGCCCGCTCGGCTTGTTAGAAGGCGCGAGGAGTACGATGGGGATATACCGCAGGTGCTCAATAGTGCGGATCTtctccgccgcggcgagcgagtcAACGATCATCGTGTCATAGTGGGGAAAGCCTTCTGGGGCCTGCTTGAGGTCCCAGACCGCGTTGGGAGAGTGGATGACCGTCGGTTTGAGATGTAAGCTCTGCAGCATCTCGCTCACGCCGGTAgtgtcgtcgagcgtgtcgatGTACAGCACCGACCGCCCGGCCCACGGCGCCAgccgctcggcgacctgcTCCTTCAAAGTTGACGTCGCCTCAGTCGTCATCGTAAAGTAGAATCGACTGCCCTCGCCAAACTCGGACTCGACCCAGAGGTTACCGTTCATGAGGCTGACCAGACGCTTCGAGATGGTCAACCCCAGACCAGTGCCACCGTACttgcgcgtcgtcgagccgTCTGCCTGGGCGAACGTATCGAAGATGACGTCTAACTTGTCCTGCTTGATGCCGATGCCTGTGTCGGCCACACAGAACTGCAGTTCAACAGTGGCGTCCCTCTTCGCCTTTACGCGGCAGGAGAGGGCAACCTGGCCCTCGGTGGTAAACTTGACAGCGTTGCCAATGAGGTTGGTGATGACCTGGCGGAGACGCAAGGGGTCACCAATCAGCTGGTCTGGTATCGTCGGGTCGATGTCGAAGATGAGGTCAAGCTTGTTCTGCGATGCTTTGACGCACAACGTCTTTAGGACGCTGAAGACGGCGAGGCGAAGCGAGAAAGGAATCTGTTCCATTGTCATGCGACCAGCCTCGATCTTGGAAATGTCGAGAATGTCGTCGATGATAGTGAGCAGCGACTgtgccaagctcgagacAATCATGAGGTTCTCTCGCTGCTGGCGAGTCAACTCGCTCTCGAGAGTGAGCACGGTCATGCCGATGATACCGTTCATTGGTGTGCGAATTTCGTGCGAcatgttggcgaggaaCTCGGACTTGGAACGGTTCGCAAGCTCGGCTTGCTGACGCGCGCTCGTGTTCTTCTCGATGGACTCGCGCAGGTTGTACACCATCTGGTTGATCTTGGTCTTGAGACTGTCCATCTCACCCGATGCCTCGACAGTGATGAAGCGTGTAAAGTCACCGTCTGTGGCAGCCGCCGAGATCTGGGCAAACGCGCGCACCTGCGACGTGAGGTTGGACGCCATGGTGTTGACGTTGGACGTGATCTCTTGCCACGTGCCCTCAAtgttctcgacctcggcctggaCACCCAGCTTGCCCTCGGTACCGACCTCGCGTGCGACACGCGTGACTTCGGCGGCGAAGATAGCAAGCTGGTCAATCATGTTGTTGATAgtgttgacgaggtcgaggatTTCTCCAGAGACGGTCACGCCAGTGACCTTCTGCGTGAGGTCGCCTCTTGCGAcagcggtggtggcgtgggCGATGGTTCGCACCTGAACTGTGAGGTTGGCAGCCATGACGTTGACACAGTCAGTAAGGTCCTTCCAAGTTCCAGCGACGCCGGGGACGAAAGCCTGGCCACCGAGGCGGCCGTCTGTACCGACTTCACGAGCGACACTGTCTGTCAGTTAGAAGCAAACAGATTAGCTCACCGAGTGACTTcggacgagaaggagcggAGCGAGTCCACCATGGCGTTGACAGTGTTCTTGAGCTGGGCAATTTCACCAAACGCCTCGACTGTAATCTTCTTCGACAGGTCAccggcagcgacggcggtTGTGACTTCTGCGACGGAGCGCACCTGCGTCGTGAGGTTGAGCGCCATCAGGTTGACATTGTCCGTGAGAATCTTCCATGTACCTTCGACGTTGGGAACCAAGGCCTGTCCACCGAGCTTGCCTTCAGTACCGACTTCAAGAGACACACGCGTGACCTCTGCCGCAAACACGGTGAGCTGTGCCACCATTCCGTTTACAGTaagcttgagctcgagaaTCTCGCCCTGGACATCGGCGTTGACTGTCTTGGTGAGGTCGCCGCGAGCGACGGCCTTGGTGACTTCTGCAATCTCTCGCACTTGTTCCGTGAGGTTTCGTGCCATTttctggggtcagcgcAAGATCTGCGCCGGCCCTCACGTTGACATTGGTAGTGAGGTCTGCCCAGACACCTtcgacgccatcgaccACGGCTTGGCCTCCCAGCCTACCCTGTGTTCCGACTTCGAGGGCGACACGTGTGACTTCGCCCGCAAAGATGGTCAGTTGCTTGACCATGGAGTTGACAGTGTCCTTGAGCACAGCCATCTCTCCTTCGGCCTCGATTTCAATCGTCTTGGACAGGTCTCCCTGGTTGTCAGCTGGCCGAACGAATGTTCTTTGTTGGCTCACCCTCGCAACGGCAGTTGTGACGCTTCCAATGGACCGCACTTGCGTTGTGAGAGAGTGACACATGCGATTGACCTGGAATCAGCGTACAGCAGGGCAGACCAGCTGGCTTACATTAACTGTGAGATCCTTCCATACACCTTCGACGTTGGGCACGTGTGCTTGGCCACCGAGCTTTCCTTGCGAACCTACTTCAAGGGACACTCGACTGACTTCGTCTGCTAGTAACCGTAGGCTATACACCTGATTCGTCAGTAACAGCCATCGCAGCTACTCACCATTCCGTTAACCGTGGTAGCAAGTTCGGCGATCTCGCCGCTGGCGACGACAGTGATGGTCTCACTAAGATCGCCGCGGGCGACAGCCTTGGTAACCTTTGCGATGCTGCGGACCTGGTTGGTGAGGTTTGCAGCCAGACGGTTAACGACGTTGGTGAGCTCCCGCCATgtgccctcgacgccctcgacgacggcctGCCCACCGAGCTTGCCCTGGgtgccaacctcgagcgagacgcgctcaacctcggtAGCGAATGTCTTGAGCCGGTCAACCATTGAATTGATAATGTCCTTGAGTTCCGTCATCGCCTGGCCCTTGACGGGGACGATAATCTTCTGCGAGAGGTCGCCAGTCGCGACAGCCTGGCGTAAGCTTTACCCTTCACTAGGCCGTACCTTGCAAACACGCGCAATGTCCTGAACCTGAGCCTTGAGTAATTCCAGTTCCTTCTCAGCCGACATGCCAGTGTCGGCAACGCCGTTCGACCACGACTGGCGGGGCGACGTGAGCTCGAGGGAAGCAAAGGGTGACGTGGGCGGAACAGTGGACTGATAGATCGGCGCCGAGCATGATGGGCAAGCGGCCAGGGTCGTGTTgtggggcggcggcgtggtcAGGTGCGAGTTGGTGGCGCCATGGGGGACGGTGGGCgggagcgaggacgcgttGTGAgaggcgcgctcggcgagggcgaggataCCGCGCTCAATGGCAAGTTGAGACGGCGTCTTGGTGGCTGGCGAGGTCTGGAATGGGAGGGACGGGTTCTGGTCGAGCGTGctgaggaggttgaggatgtGCGCCTCGAATGGGGACGGGCCCTCCGGCGGGTGGAGGGACGCTACGCCGTCCATGGCGGATGGAGATGCTGACTAGTCGAGAGGGAGACCTCGATTACGCGTGGTGATGGATGAGCAAGATAGGGCGCAGAGTGAGATGAGAAGGAGTGTAAGGTAGGGTGCGGGGATGAGTTGCTTGCAATTGCTTGTGGCCTATAATCAGCACATACAGCAGCTTGGGTAATTAGGGTTCTTCTCTCGTGACTTGAAGTTTCAGTCCGATCATTCTCAACCCCCTCGCTTCCGCTCTTCCACCAACAATCACCCAAAGTTGGCCAACCACAAGGAATGTGGCTGCACCTAATACACTCACTTAATCTAGCGTCAAAGCAGCAGAGCTGATGATGTTTGTAGATTTGCGCAAGTCAAGTTGGTTCCGCACAGACGTGGTGAAAGGGAATGTTAAAAGGTGCGGACGGACACGTCCTTCCTCTGGCCGCTCAGACTGGAAAGGCAGCACGATTCACGCTTCACGCTTGGATGTCGTGTGCCTCTGATGGGTCTGTACGTTGAGGGTGGAGATGTCGGAGTTTTGTcaaggagaggagaggacAAGTGTAGCGGTGTGCAATGTGGTAGAAGCAAGGGGGCCACTGTACTCTCAACACGGGTTAGCGGAAAGTGGTGACTGGTTGAACACAAAGCAGACCTACTTAGACGCTCCATACACGAGCTATACAATAGGGTTCAGAATTGGACTCGCATGCTGCCAAGTTGCAATCTCCCTGAACTACGGGCCGTCTTGCTTCGTCTCAGCCTCATAATCTATAAAGAACAACCCTAACATCTCTTTCCGCTCTGGGCTCTGCGCTCCGTTCTTGACAGGAACCGCCCCGTTACCCCACATTGTGCACCACGCGTCAGTCTCTTCGTCTCACCTCCTTACTCGGCATTCACTGCCCCTTTCGTCTTCACTTCTGCTGACTGCACCAATGCCATGGCGAGAGAGGGAAAGCAAGACCAGAGGCTCGGCGTCATTGCTCGCCTAACATACGAGCCCAACAATCACCTACTTCGCTCTCTGCGTCTATTTTCTGACGCTCAAATGTATCGCTTTCACATCGCTGCGCCTGTCAAAGCCCCTCCGCTTCACATGTCACTAAAGcccagcctcctcgctcgTTACTAAACTCTATACATCTACGTCAAATACACACCAACCCGCGCAAGCCCATACAGCCAAACTGTATTTTAAATCTACCTGTCGAGAGGCGCACAAGTCTCGTTGGAAAGGTCATTCAGACTGTTACACCCTAGGAAACAAGAGACAAAGTAAACGCTCCAGGTCAAGGGCCGAAGCCCGGCTGGGGCTGGTACATGGAGATCGAGCCGTAGGGcatgctgctgtcagcggTGATACGAAGCAGACACTCACGAGCCCTGCATCATCGGCATGGGAGGGCCCAtcgcgagcgcgtgctcggcggGCACCCACGGCTGCAtggcggggttggcgaAGACGGGGTCATCTGGAGCCATAGGCATGGCCATGGTGACGACTTGGATCGTGAAGTCCATCGTCGCCGTGGAGGCACGGTGCGCGCCGTCGATAAagtcggccttgacgtgGATGTGGACGCCGGAGTGGGGTGCGTCTGGGATGCCGAtgagcttgccgtcctcCCACCTGAGCCAGTGGGGGAGGGTGCCCGGAGGTGAGGAAAAGGTCGGCTTGATGCTGCTGGACGGCGCCATTGGATCCCAGATCTTGGGTTCCCATTCATACCGCTGGTTGATCACACTGGGGTCAAAATAGAACACAAAGGGACACTCACGCAAACGTAGGTGGGGTCCCGATAATCTTGCGCTTGAACGGGCGGAAGACCCAACCTCCGCCAGGTAACTTCTTCGCATCTATGTGCCAAATGTGGTTGCCCTTGGACTTGGCCTTTTTGCCGTCGGCATTGAAGCGCGAGATCAGGTCCTGGTGCCAGAGGTACaccttgaccttcttgaTCGACATAGTTTCCTCGGTGATGCCACGCCCGATGAGCTCCTCATGAAATGCGTTGGTGAACGCCTGGATACGGAACTTGAAGGGGCGGTAATCGGTCGACTCATCTAGGCGCTGCATCTTCTTGGGCATCAGCACCTGATGAagcttctcgcccttgtTGTCCACGGCATCGACTGCATGTTAGCTTCGATTGTCACGATGAGACTCACGATTGGAGCACACCTTGCTCAAGAACTCCAGGAATATTGTGTCCAACTGACTCCGAACATCATCCGAGATGTGCACACCAGACGTAGGGCCCACCTCGGACACATCCGGACCAGCCGAGCTGCGTCTGCGCTTGGGacgccgctgcgccgcatcttcgtcgtcatcgtcgtcgtcgtcgtcgtcgtcatcgtcggccGGGGAACCCGCACGCGACTGCcatgccgagggcggcacACTCGTGCTTGCGGACATACCCAGTTGCTGGCCGGGCTTGGCCGAAGACGTGCTGCGGGCGCGAACGATCGGACGACCATCAACACGTTGCTCGATGAGTGACGGCCGGCGCGACTTTTCGGGCTGAGGAGCAtgaggctgctgctgctgctgctgctgctgcagttgcagttgttgttgttgttgctgcAGCTGATGCTGAACCAGCTGGTTGTGCATCATGGCCGCCTGCATCTGCTGGACCGCCTGGGCCTGGAGCATCTGCTGCTGTGCCTCGACCATGCTGTGGCCAGCGGCCGCTGCCATGGCCGCCGAAGCAGCCGCGACATTGTTGTCCGGCGCCCACTGCTGCGAGTGCATGCGTGGACTTGCGGGTCGCGAGGGAGGCAGTATCGCCAACGGCGAAGACACGTTGGGCATGTGGACACCCATGGCAGCCTGGTTGAAGGTTGCATTGACGGGCGTGGTCGGTCCAGTCGCCGAAGGATGGTGGACCTGCCCAGGCATCTGGTGGCCGTTGGAGTAGGAGTGAGAGTGGACAATAGGTGGAGCTTGCGGAAGGGCACCAACAACAAAGTCGGTGACAGAAGTGGTCGCAGGGCGCATATGGTTGGAAGCGACGGGCGAACTCAATGCGGACGCTGCAGAGGGGACCGTCGCCGGAGAGGTTCCCACAGCCGAAGGGATTCCAAGCTGGCCAACGGGAAGCGACGGAAGGAGAGACTGACCAGACACGGCCGGGGCAGCAAGAGGCTGCTGAGGTGCGACGTTGAGGCTCGACTGCCCTGGCGGGGAGTAGTTGCCTGGAGAAATGCTATTGTTCGACCCGGAGTTTGGAGTCGTCTCGCGTGGCGTACGCGCAATGCCGAGTTCACCAGCCTTGTCAAGCTGGTTGCTGATCTTGTTGAGGGCGGCTGGCAGATGATCGGCTTGGCCACTGAGGAGAGCCGCCTTCGCACTCTGTGCTTCGCTGACAATTCTGAGAAAGAATCAGCAACTTCCTTTTGTCTATTATGCCGCATCGACTCACTTGTCAAGCATGGTCAGCTTCTCCATGGtgaggcgctcggcgatgtCATTGGTGGAAAGCTGCGGGGCAACACCTGCCGCAGCAGCTGACCCCGACACGCTCGAGACCGCAGACGCCACTGGCCCTCCCTGTCCGGTCAGCCCGGCAAGGCTCTGTGGGCTTCCCCCTGATGACCGTCGAGAGGAAGGGTTTGTGGCGTCCTCCATTGTGACATCGCAAACGGTGCCTGTCTGTGCGACAGCCGCGCTGGGTTCTCCACCCAAATAGGCATTTGGGGGCCGTTCTGTTACTGGCGACGCAGCGACAGACGGCACAGCAGAGGGCGGGCCACCGAACGGGGTTGGAACCGGTGAGTGGATAGCCGTAAACGCCAAATGTTGTGGAACGGCAGTCACTGGTGCCGAAAGGGGACCAACCCCGTTCATCTGTGCAACTTGCAGCGGGGCAGAAAAGCCGGTCATGCCACCAAATGTATGATCAAACGGCAAAATCCCGCTTACTGTTGTACTCCGCTGGCGACCCGCGGCTGGAGACAAAGTATACTGCTGTTGCCCCGACACGAAGACGCCACGAACCGGGCTTGACGGTTGCGACGCGGGGAGGCGGTACTGGGCCGTCTGCGCTGATACCATGTCGCCAACCATGGGTGCGCCAAGGGGTGACGGCGTCGGACGTGTTGTCTGGGGAAGAGAGACGGACGCGTGGATAACGTCGGCAATATCGCCCGTGGCTGGTTGCAACGAAGCGTCGGAGAACCGGAAGTAATCTTCCGCCGGGTCGACATTCATGGAGAGCGAGTCGGCTGTGAACGCGGCGCCAGAGCTGACAAGAGACGCTGGGGAAACGCCTTGGCCTAGTTGAAGGCCCGTGGGAGGTAACGCGATGTTGAGGTTGGGAAACCCT contains the following coding sequences:
- the CNS1 gene encoding uncharacterized protein (TPR repeat), with the translated sequence MADREHDASIDKVLEAMSRSKGDGPREPVTYDEFQKVLDSTPLFMRETPQETEGDYVLEALKSLVFEGEGDEVAINFKNHGNELYAQKSYGDAIDAYTSGLNSGPEDEALRVSLLNNRAACNIALKNMRMVLRDTSAIIALAAAKNKDPPSKALYRAAQALVHLERWEEASDVIKRGKGLWSEGANQKIWEVLEGQVKVGEKRVFERVERGRRKTITEAARRTAIVQRGVVVVNTPEPPDNPHPLDFDPSALSSVPLYPADVADTWIAPTAATPLIFPVFLLYPQHNQSDLITHFHEDTSFDDQLGPIFPASPTSTSPEWSPWDDKHEYWTDNLAVYVETAGKRLLKVGKEITLREVLAKAVKSAEGGKPRDGVVLRDGLLSFVVLVRGKEEKEWIDNFKRVRDGK
- the NIK1 gene encoding uncharacterized protein (His Kinase A (phosphoacceptor) domain) — its product is MDGVASLHPPEGPSPFEAHILNLLSTLDQNPSLPFQTSPATKTPSQLAIERGILALAERASHNASSLPPTVPHGATNSHLTTPPPHNTTLAACPSCSAPIYQSTVPPTSPFASLELTSPRQSWSNGVADTGMSAEKELELLKAQVQDIARVCKAVATGDLSQKIIVPVKGQAMTELKDIINSMVDRLKTFATEVERVSLEVGTQGKLGGQAVVEGVEGTWRELTNVVNRLAANLTNQVRSIAKVTKAVARGDLSETITVVASGEIAELATTVNGMVYSLRLLADEVSRVSLEVGSQGKLGGQAHVPNVEGVWKDLTVNVNRMCHSLTTQVRSIGSVTTAVARGDLSKTIEIEAEGEMAVLKDTVNSMVKQLTIFAGEVTRVALEVGTQGRLGGQAVVDGVEGVWADLTTNVNKMARNLTEQVREIAEVTKAVARGDLTKTVNADVQGEILELKLTVNGMVAQLTVFAAEVTRVSLEVGTEGKLGGQALVPNVEGTWKILTDNVNLMALNLTTQVRSVAEVTTAVAAGDLSKKITVEAFGEIAQLKNTVNAMVDSLRSFSSEVTRVAREVGTDGRLGGQAFVPGVAGTWKDLTDCVNVMAANLTVQVRTIAHATTAVARGDLTQKVTGVTVSGEILDLVNTINNMIDQLAIFAAEVTRVAREVGTEGKLGVQAEVENIEGTWQEITSNVNTMASNLTSQVRAFAQISAAATDGDFTRFITVEASGEMDSLKTKINQMVYNLRESIEKNTSARQQAELANRSKSEFLANMSHEIRTPMNGIIGMTVLTLESELTRQQRENLMIVSSLAQSLLTIIDDILDISKIEAGRMTMEQIPFSLRLAVFSVLKTLCVKASQNKLDLIFDIDPTIPDQLIGDPLRLRQVITNLIGNAVKFTTEGQVALSCRVKAKRDATVELQFCVADTGIGIKQDKLDVIFDTFAQADGSTTRKYGGTGLGLTISKRLVSLMNGNLWVESEFGEGSRFYFTMTTEATSTLKEQVAERLAPWAGRSVLYIDTLDDTTGVSEMLQSLHLKPTVIHSPNAVWDLKQAPEGFPHYDTMIVDSLAAAEKIRTIEHLRYIPIVLLAPSNKPSGPENPSFIDLDETRRKLLNLPSPTEQILSPVPVKDCLDMGINTYYTTPLNLQELSNAILPALESHQVQPGDTVKDTVLNILLAEDNVVNQKLAVKLLEVAGHKIEVADNGEIAIDKYKKRQAERKAFDVILMDVSMPVMGGMEATGLIREYEAFNGVQATPIIALTAHAMIGDKERCLAAGMTAYVTKPLRRGDLLQAISKVLQAKPAAHPSYLGEASMDDADRTLVLASR